The Pseudobacteriovorax antillogorgiicola genome segment AAAAAATCCAGAACTGAATCCCGCTTGTTCTATCACCGTGGTCGTCGGCCTCGGGTCTTATTTGCTTTAGGAAGCCGGATTCTAACAGGAGAGCTTGCAGATTGGAGTCGCATCGGCTTGGGTGTTTTCGTGCCCTTTGAGGATGAGCGCAGCTTAGACTACGATCCCATCGTGCCCAAACTTTATGTTCACAAGACAGATGACGACTATTGTATCCATGGTCTCGAAGTTGTTTATATCGAGTATGATAATATCACTAGCCGATTAAGACTCGGTTTTCAAGCCAAGCATGAAGAGGCTCTTAAATCCCTCCATGATGTAATGCTACGAATCACGGAGCAAGGAAGTGCCAAGTCTCAAGAGCACAAGCTCTTCCAACCTGATCGATTGCCTTCATCATCGCGGGCCAACCCATTCAAGCAAGAGGCCATTCAAGAACGCCATGATTGGCTTGAGGAGAAGTGGAACGATCGTTTCCCTCACCTTCGGGATAATCACCTAAACCCAGAAGACCTCGCTGGCAATATTGAAAACTATATCGGAGCTGTGCAGATTCCCGTAGGGATCGCCGGTCCAGTTCATGTCAAGGGGCTCTATACCCACGCTCATATTCCCGTTCCCATCGCAACAACGGAAGGCGCATTAGTCAGTTCCATTACAAGGGGAGCAAGGGCGTGTGCTCTCGCTGGTGGTATTAGAACCCATGTCATCCACCAAACCATGCTAAGGGCTCCTAGTTTTCACTTCAGACACATGCAGGCGTCTGTGGGCTTCGCCCACTGGCTCGATGGCAACCGTGAGGCAGTCATTGCACAAGCGGAAAGCGTTTCCAGTGTTGCAAAGGTCTCCGACATTCAGCACTTTATTTTTGGTGATACGGTCCATGTAAAATTTTTCTATACTACTGGGGATGCAGCCGGGCAAAACATGACAACGGCCTGCACTTTTATGGCTTGCGAATGGATTGCGCAGCAAATTAGCAAGCTATCCACCATGGGCTTTATTAAATATAATATTGAAGGCAATCTTTCGGGTGATAAGAAAGTTAATCACCAAAATTTTATTCAAGGCCGCGGGATTGCTGCAGTAGCTGAATGCCTGATCCCAGAAGATATCCTTAAAAAAGTATTGAAAGTCGAACTGCACGATATGATCGAAGGCTGGATGGCTGCCAATGTTGGTGCTCGACAGATTGGAATGGTGGGAGCCAATATCAACTTTGCCAATGTTGTGGGAGGGATATTTGCAGCTACTGGCCAAGACATCGCCAGCGTCCATGAATCCTCTATTGGTATTTTGAATATGAAAGAGAAGGATCAAGCCCTGTATATCTGCGCTTACCTTCCCTCCTTAGTTATTGGAACTGTCGGCGGCGGTACCGCTCTGCCCACTCAACAAGAGTGTCTGAAAATGATGGACTGTGCGGGCACAGATCGAGCGTTTCGGATGGCAGAAATCATTGCCGCGACCTGCCTCGCCCTCGATTTATCCACAGGAGCAGCGATCGCAGCAGGACAATTTGTATCGGCCCATGAGAAGCTTGGTCGTAACCGACCCAAGGCATACTTTAAGCTATCGGAAGTCAGTGCCGAATTTTTTAATAGCGTGCTGCCATTGCCCAACGATGTCATTACCCACTGCGAACAGGTCGAGTTTTCCAACAATAGTGGCGCTACCGCCAGCCTTATGTCGGAAAAACGGCAGGGCTCGAAAGGATTGTTTAAGTTCCGTCTCAATACCCAATCTGGGGAAGAAGTACCTGTTGTGATCAAGCTCAAAAGCCCTGACAATGAGCTTGTGGAACTTGGGCTCAATCTTATTCGCCTCTCTGGAGAAGATCGCCTACCTGGATTATTTGAGCTGCACTATCGCATTTTTGGTTTCGAACACAGCCACCTCCGCGAGATAGAAATTTTTCAAGGGCTTCACCAGGACATAAGGCAGTATCTGCCTAAAACTTTGGGCTGCATCAGCATGCCTGAGCGTGAGCTTTATGCTATTGCCATGGAAGACATGTCGTCTTTTGAGTTATTGAACTCGGTAAACGAAATGAACTCATGGACTGAAGATCACATCCAGGCTTGCCTGAAGGCTATGGCGCATATTCATAGCAAACATCTAAATCAACCAGACTCACTTCCCCCGGGACATATCGAGCACTTTGATGCGAGTCACATCATTGATGGCCGAACCTTCTTAGACGAGCTAACCCGCTACGTAGGTCAACGTTACCCTGATATTATGGGAGACCTCAGCCAGCACATGCGAGCATCTCTGGAGCGTATCCATATTTTCGGGCGCATCATGCAGAGCTACCATCAAACACTCACCCACGGTGACTTCAACCCTCGGAATCTTTGCTTCAGGCGTTCCGAAGGAGAGCTAAACCTTTGCCTATTCGATTGGGAACTAGCACAGTTTCACAACCCCCAGAGAGATCTTATTGAGTTTCTTGGCTTTGTCATTAGCCCGGATCGCCCTATAGAAGATTGGCAGTCTTATGTTGACGATTATTGTAGGTATCTTGAGTCATATATCCAATTCGATTTGGATCGTCCTAAGTTTGCCGAGCTTATGTACTACAACGGTCTTGTATTTGCGCTTACGAGACTCAACCTTTACTGCCTGGCTCACAACATCGCTCGTTTCCCATTTCTAGAGAGACTCTGTCAGTCCGTCAGTCGATTTATCCTAGAGAATCCTCAGCGTAAAGATTGGAGTTGATCAGGCAGACGGTTATGTTGCCTTTTTATCAGAGCTTTTATAAGGTTTGTATTCTTAATGGGAGATTATTTTGTGACTCATTGCTGGAGATTCGCCTCGTGAATAGACTATT includes the following:
- a CDS encoding phosphotransferase, with amino-acid sequence MKKSRTESRLFYHRGRRPRVLFALGSRILTGELADWSRIGLGVFVPFEDERSLDYDPIVPKLYVHKTDDDYCIHGLEVVYIEYDNITSRLRLGFQAKHEEALKSLHDVMLRITEQGSAKSQEHKLFQPDRLPSSSRANPFKQEAIQERHDWLEEKWNDRFPHLRDNHLNPEDLAGNIENYIGAVQIPVGIAGPVHVKGLYTHAHIPVPIATTEGALVSSITRGARACALAGGIRTHVIHQTMLRAPSFHFRHMQASVGFAHWLDGNREAVIAQAESVSSVAKVSDIQHFIFGDTVHVKFFYTTGDAAGQNMTTACTFMACEWIAQQISKLSTMGFIKYNIEGNLSGDKKVNHQNFIQGRGIAAVAECLIPEDILKKVLKVELHDMIEGWMAANVGARQIGMVGANINFANVVGGIFAATGQDIASVHESSIGILNMKEKDQALYICAYLPSLVIGTVGGGTALPTQQECLKMMDCAGTDRAFRMAEIIAATCLALDLSTGAAIAAGQFVSAHEKLGRNRPKAYFKLSEVSAEFFNSVLPLPNDVITHCEQVEFSNNSGATASLMSEKRQGSKGLFKFRLNTQSGEEVPVVIKLKSPDNELVELGLNLIRLSGEDRLPGLFELHYRIFGFEHSHLREIEIFQGLHQDIRQYLPKTLGCISMPERELYAIAMEDMSSFELLNSVNEMNSWTEDHIQACLKAMAHIHSKHLNQPDSLPPGHIEHFDASHIIDGRTFLDELTRYVGQRYPDIMGDLSQHMRASLERIHIFGRIMQSYHQTLTHGDFNPRNLCFRRSEGELNLCLFDWELAQFHNPQRDLIEFLGFVISPDRPIEDWQSYVDDYCRYLESYIQFDLDRPKFAELMYYNGLVFALTRLNLYCLAHNIARFPFLERLCQSVSRFILENPQRKDWS